Proteins from a genomic interval of Pseudodesulfovibrio nedwellii:
- a CDS encoding acyl carrier protein produces the protein MSDVAAKVKEIIVEQLGVSADEVVEGAAFVEDLGADSLDLTELIMAMEEEFDVEIDDEEAQKILKVSDAISHIEKAQ, from the coding sequence ATGTCCGATGTAGCAGCAAAAGTGAAAGAGATTATTGTTGAGCAGCTTGGTGTGTCCGCAGACGAAGTCGTTGAAGGCGCAGCATTTGTTGAAGATCTGGGTGCAGACTCTTTGGACCTGACCGAACTGATCATGGCCATGGAAGAAGAGTTTGACGTGGAAATCGACGATGAGGAAGCTCAGAAAATCCTCAAAGTCAGTGACGCTATTTCTCATATCGAGAAAGCTCAATAG
- a CDS encoding radical SAM protein, which translates to MVKRTLYYGVEEPNAPVLGGRLPVALAVPGGDKAAISTLGWQAVYRTLTEEPGLAVERVFPDKLGLTDGADPKTRESNSPLSSFPVIAWSITFEEDFLSLPRTLRAAGVPPLAAERPSLPLVICGGPIAFLNPAPIAPFIDLFWVGEADKQFLNLFDTLKRLVFDGKDKEEILEAIKDMPGVYAPGRSKTPVKRLTSGPTGILNDPAFSCFISGRAAFRDTLLLEVNRGCPYGCRFCAAGYIYRPPRLAKIEELKRIVELSDPPKVGLVGTALTDWPDLVPFLKWLHSKKKKFSLSSMRADGITEELLVYLRERGIRTVTLALEGASERLRRMMSKKLDSKDFLNAVRLCARYGVNHLKLYLIVGWPGETDADYEELEQFLNEILRIRSEEPGGKKKHLMRITIGISSLVPKPFTPFQWAPMMDEASLEARMKQLVHMVKPFKGVTLQHDSPFQARLQGVLARGGEELAEFIQLAAEHGGWKKALKRWDGDPSHIIDRERDKDESFPWEVVDVGVKREFLWKEWEKAKIAKVSPKCPSMDCTQCRMCGMERG; encoded by the coding sequence ATCGTTAAGCGAACCCTGTATTATGGCGTCGAGGAGCCTAACGCTCCCGTCCTCGGTGGCCGGCTCCCTGTAGCTCTGGCTGTTCCAGGAGGCGATAAAGCCGCCATATCCACTCTCGGCTGGCAAGCCGTCTATCGGACGCTGACCGAGGAACCCGGCTTGGCCGTTGAACGTGTCTTCCCGGACAAGCTGGGATTGACCGATGGCGCTGATCCAAAAACACGTGAATCAAATAGCCCACTATCCTCATTCCCTGTAATCGCCTGGAGCATTACGTTCGAGGAGGACTTCCTCAGCCTTCCTCGAACGCTCCGGGCAGCGGGCGTTCCGCCTCTTGCGGCGGAACGCCCTTCTCTTCCCTTGGTCATCTGCGGTGGCCCCATTGCCTTTCTGAACCCCGCCCCTATTGCGCCCTTCATTGATCTCTTCTGGGTGGGGGAGGCTGACAAACAATTCTTAAACCTCTTCGACACACTGAAACGACTAGTCTTTGATGGCAAAGACAAGGAAGAAATCCTTGAGGCCATCAAGGATATGCCGGGAGTCTATGCCCCTGGACGCTCAAAAACGCCGGTCAAAAGACTCACATCCGGCCCGACCGGCATCTTGAACGACCCTGCGTTCTCCTGCTTCATATCGGGCCGAGCTGCTTTTCGAGACACCCTGCTGCTTGAGGTCAACCGAGGATGTCCGTATGGGTGCCGCTTCTGTGCTGCCGGGTACATCTATCGCCCGCCACGCCTCGCAAAAATAGAAGAACTCAAACGCATCGTTGAACTCTCCGATCCACCCAAAGTAGGATTAGTTGGTACAGCCCTGACTGATTGGCCCGATCTGGTTCCCTTCCTGAAATGGCTGCACAGTAAGAAAAAGAAATTTTCGCTCTCTTCCATGCGTGCCGACGGCATTACCGAAGAGTTGCTCGTCTACTTACGAGAACGCGGTATCCGTACCGTAACTCTTGCCTTGGAAGGCGCGTCTGAACGCCTTCGTCGCATGATGAGCAAGAAACTTGATTCCAAGGATTTCCTGAATGCAGTCCGACTGTGCGCCCGGTACGGGGTCAATCATCTGAAACTCTACCTCATTGTCGGATGGCCCGGAGAGACAGATGCCGACTATGAAGAACTTGAACAATTCCTCAATGAAATACTTCGCATTCGCTCTGAAGAACCGGGTGGCAAAAAGAAACACCTGATGCGCATTACCATCGGCATCAGTTCACTTGTCCCCAAGCCGTTCACACCGTTCCAGTGGGCTCCCATGATGGACGAAGCCTCTCTTGAGGCACGCATGAAGCAACTTGTTCACATGGTCAAACCTTTCAAGGGCGTCACTTTACAACACGATTCCCCCTTTCAGGCCCGACTCCAGGGCGTGCTCGCCCGTGGGGGTGAAGAACTGGCCGAATTCATCCAGCTCGCAGCTGAGCATGGCGGTTGGAAAAAAGCACTCAAACGATGGGATGGCGATCCGTCCCATATCATCGATAGAGAGCGAGACAAGGACGAAAGCTTCCCGTGGGAAGTCGTTGATGTCGGCGTCAAGCGAGAATTTCTTTGGAAAGAATGGGAAAAGGCAAAAATCGCCAAGGTCTCACCCAAATGCCCATCCATGGATTGCACCCAATGCCGCATGTGTGGAATGGAAAGAGGCTAG
- a CDS encoding M15 family metallopeptidase has product MFQRIFHVQRLLLSILILTCLLTIPASADSLPDGFVRLNQFIPDATYDVRYYNGHNFVGVQIDGYTAPVVILTIQAATALKQVQTDLKPFNLGLKIFDGYRPQQAVDHFARWAKDINDTRTKPEFYPDVDKRHLFRDGYIAAKSGHSRGSTVDLTIIDLTTKTELDMGTTFDFFGPKSWPDNKSMPPKVRANRALLQSIMRNNGFTHLKEEWWHFTLKNEPYTNNYFNFPIN; this is encoded by the coding sequence ATGTTTCAACGCATATTTCACGTCCAACGTCTGCTACTTTCAATACTTATTCTCACGTGTCTGCTGACAATTCCTGCTTCTGCCGATTCTCTCCCTGATGGATTTGTCCGACTCAATCAATTCATACCGGATGCCACTTACGACGTGCGTTATTACAACGGTCACAACTTCGTTGGCGTACAGATCGACGGGTACACTGCTCCGGTAGTCATCCTAACAATTCAGGCAGCCACCGCACTCAAACAAGTTCAAACCGATCTCAAGCCATTCAATCTTGGCCTTAAAATCTTTGACGGCTACCGCCCTCAACAGGCTGTCGATCACTTTGCACGCTGGGCCAAAGACATTAACGACACCCGAACGAAGCCGGAATTTTATCCTGACGTGGATAAACGCCATCTTTTCCGCGACGGCTACATAGCAGCCAAATCCGGCCACTCGCGCGGCTCCACAGTCGATCTGACCATCATCGACCTCACCACAAAAACAGAACTCGACATGGGCACCACCTTCGACTTCTTTGGTCCTAAATCCTGGCCCGACAATAAATCCATGCCGCCCAAAGTTCGCGCCAACCGAGCCCTGCTTCAATCCATTATGCGCAACAACGGCTTCACACACCTCAAAGAAGAATGGTGGCATTTCACTTTGAAGAATGAACCATATACGAATAATTACTTCAACTTTCCAATAAATTAA
- the ftsA gene encoding cell division protein FtsA, whose translation MARNDLIVGLDVGTTKICTVVGEASETGVDIIGIGTAPSTGLRRGVVVNIEKTVQCIKKSLEDAELMAGCDIRTVYAGIAGSHIQGFNSHGVIAVKGGEVTQRDVDRVIEAAKAIAIPMDREVLHTLPQEFIVDDQRGIADPLGMAGVRLEVKVHIVTGAVTSAQNIIRSCNRSGLDVSNIVLESLASSKAVLSPEEREIGVALVDIGGGTTDIAVFSKDSIKHTSVLALGGHNLTNDIAYGLRTPMMSAEKIKMDFGCAMADLVTQEEIIEVPSVGGRESRKMSKRVLSEICEPRCEEILALVDQELIKSGFKNMIAAGVVLTGGTVMIEGMQELAEQIFDLPVRIGIPGEGIGGLTAEVRSPKYATAVGLLLHGAEEEGLHKVRPFKIRDDSGFDRIVSRMKKWFTDIA comes from the coding sequence ATGGCTAGAAATGATTTAATCGTCGGATTGGACGTCGGCACCACCAAGATATGCACTGTGGTGGGCGAGGCCTCTGAGACTGGCGTCGACATCATCGGCATCGGCACGGCTCCCAGCACAGGTCTGCGTCGAGGCGTGGTCGTCAACATCGAAAAGACGGTCCAATGCATCAAAAAATCGCTTGAGGATGCCGAACTCATGGCCGGATGTGACATCCGCACGGTCTACGCCGGAATCGCCGGAAGCCATATTCAGGGCTTCAACTCTCATGGCGTGATCGCAGTCAAGGGTGGCGAAGTCACCCAACGCGACGTGGACCGCGTCATCGAGGCAGCCAAGGCCATCGCCATCCCCATGGATCGCGAAGTCCTACACACACTGCCACAAGAATTTATCGTGGATGACCAGCGAGGCATAGCCGATCCGCTCGGCATGGCTGGTGTTCGCCTTGAGGTGAAGGTCCACATCGTTACCGGTGCGGTCACTTCTGCCCAGAACATCATCCGTTCGTGCAACCGTTCAGGGCTGGACGTTTCCAACATCGTTTTGGAATCACTTGCATCCAGCAAGGCCGTACTTTCCCCCGAAGAAAGGGAAATCGGCGTGGCTCTGGTCGATATCGGCGGTGGAACCACGGACATCGCAGTCTTTTCCAAAGACTCCATCAAGCACACCAGCGTCCTTGCACTCGGTGGTCATAACCTGACCAACGATATCGCATATGGCCTGCGGACACCCATGATGTCGGCGGAAAAGATCAAGATGGACTTCGGCTGCGCCATGGCTGATCTGGTCACGCAGGAAGAAATCATCGAAGTCCCGAGCGTGGGCGGACGTGAGTCCAGAAAAATGAGCAAGCGCGTGCTGTCAGAGATCTGCGAACCGCGCTGCGAAGAGATTCTTGCACTGGTCGATCAGGAACTCATCAAATCCGGGTTCAAGAACATGATCGCGGCAGGCGTAGTCCTGACCGGCGGCACAGTCATGATCGAAGGTATGCAAGAACTTGCCGAACAAATTTTCGACCTGCCGGTACGCATCGGAATTCCGGGTGAAGGCATTGGCGGCCTGACCGCTGAAGTCCGCAGCCCGAAATATGCCACGGCGGTCGGTCTGCTGCTCCACGGGGCCGAAGAGGAAGGCCTGCACAAGGTCCGGCCCTTCAAGATTCGCGACGATTCCGGTTTCGACCGTATCGTGTCGCGCATGAAAAAGTGGTTCACAGACATTGCTTAA
- a CDS encoding beta-ketoacyl-ACP synthase III yields MMNFILRGFGSYAPERILTNADLEKIVDTTDEWITTRTGIKERHIAADGETTSSMAFESSKKALADAGIEPAELTHIICGTFTPDSMIPSAACRLQEKLGIKGQMCVDVQAACSGFLYALQSGRGYLCLEPESKVLVVSSETLSRRMNWEDRATCVLFGDASGAAVLTGGEITDGPRVLDVMLAADGSLGDLLTVNGGGSAYSYALGDTVGPEYFVEFQGREVFKHAVRNMTSISEAILKRNGFEKSDVDVLITHQANMRIIDAVGRRFNIPEERVFVNIEKYGNTSAASVPVALDEAVKTGFIKKGDLVLTPTFGGGFTWGAALIQF; encoded by the coding sequence ATGATGAACTTCATCCTACGCGGCTTTGGCAGTTACGCCCCCGAGCGCATATTGACCAACGCTGACCTCGAAAAAATCGTCGATACCACTGACGAGTGGATAACCACCCGCACAGGCATCAAGGAACGGCACATAGCTGCTGACGGTGAAACAACGTCTTCCATGGCGTTTGAATCGTCCAAAAAAGCACTGGCCGACGCAGGCATTGAACCTGCTGAACTGACCCATATCATATGTGGCACATTTACTCCGGATTCCATGATTCCTTCTGCTGCCTGCCGTTTGCAGGAAAAGCTGGGTATCAAGGGCCAGATGTGTGTTGACGTGCAGGCCGCATGTTCCGGCTTTCTCTACGCATTGCAATCCGGGCGCGGGTATCTGTGTCTGGAGCCGGAGAGTAAAGTTCTGGTTGTTTCCAGTGAAACTCTTTCTCGCAGAATGAATTGGGAAGACCGTGCAACCTGTGTCCTTTTCGGAGACGCTTCAGGCGCAGCCGTTTTGACCGGCGGTGAGATTACCGATGGCCCCCGTGTCTTGGACGTCATGTTGGCGGCCGATGGCTCACTTGGTGATTTACTCACTGTCAACGGCGGAGGTTCAGCTTACTCCTACGCCTTGGGCGACACTGTCGGCCCTGAATATTTTGTTGAATTCCAAGGCCGCGAGGTGTTTAAGCACGCCGTCCGCAACATGACTTCCATAAGCGAAGCCATTCTCAAACGGAATGGATTTGAAAAGTCCGATGTGGATGTGCTTATTACCCATCAGGCAAACATGCGCATCATTGATGCCGTGGGCCGTCGGTTCAACATCCCGGAGGAACGAGTTTTCGTAAATATCGAGAAATACGGCAACACATCCGCCGCATCCGTGCCCGTTGCATTGGATGAGGCCGTGAAAACCGGATTTATCAAGAAGGGCGACCTTGTGCTGACCCCCACCTTTGGCGGCGGGTTTACCTGGGGTGCAGCCTTGATACAATTCTAG
- a CDS encoding substrate-binding periplasmic protein, with translation MRLLHVFIAFILLLMSFTPCQARQLIVLFGTDSKPPKSWKKENSPCGIQVDILREIEFRTDLTFDIHMYPWKRAYMNAIEGRGGIFGLSMTKERLKIFDYSQVMCMDEMRLITLKGHEFPFHSIQDLKDKTIGVTRGASYGDTYDNALGTVFTPCYDGQPLIRLRMLLAGRTDAALIGPGKTAITYIVRNDPRLKANIDKFSVLETPFNIDPNFIGFHKSMRQGENLLKINRALKSMWKDGTISRIVNKY, from the coding sequence ATGCGCCTGTTGCACGTCTTCATTGCCTTCATACTCCTGCTCATGTCGTTTACGCCATGTCAGGCAAGACAATTAATCGTTCTCTTCGGCACAGACTCCAAACCACCTAAATCTTGGAAAAAAGAAAACAGCCCTTGCGGTATCCAAGTCGATATTCTGCGTGAAATCGAATTTCGCACAGACCTGACTTTTGACATCCACATGTACCCTTGGAAACGGGCTTATATGAATGCCATTGAAGGAAGAGGGGGCATTTTCGGTCTTTCCATGACTAAAGAACGCCTGAAGATATTCGACTACTCACAAGTTATGTGCATGGATGAAATGCGCTTGATCACCCTCAAAGGACACGAATTTCCTTTCCATTCCATTCAAGACCTCAAAGACAAAACCATCGGAGTGACTCGCGGCGCTTCATACGGTGACACCTATGATAACGCGCTCGGGACCGTCTTTACGCCATGTTACGACGGCCAGCCTCTCATCAGACTTCGTATGCTTCTGGCAGGTCGCACCGATGCTGCATTAATCGGTCCCGGCAAAACCGCAATTACTTACATCGTTAGGAATGACCCTCGTCTGAAGGCCAACATCGATAAATTTTCCGTTTTGGAAACGCCTTTCAACATCGATCCCAATTTCATCGGCTTCCATAAAAGCATGCGACAAGGGGAAAACCTGCTCAAGATAAACCGAGCTCTCAAATCCATGTGGAAAGATGGAACCATATCCAGAATCGTGAATAAATATTGA
- the fabG gene encoding 3-oxoacyl-[acyl-carrier-protein] reductase yields the protein MSDMSNVALVTGGSRGIGRTVAERLAADGFEVYLTYVSRPESAEEVVAGIEKNGGKAKAFQLDSGDREAVTTFFKEEIKGKVSLEVLVNNAGITRDGLMMRMKDDDWDKVLHINLTGCFVFLKEASKIMGKQRHGRIVNIASIVGQMGNAGQANYCAAKAGLIGLTKSAARELAGRGITVNAVAPGFIETDMTAELPEKVVDAMLAQIPLKSLGQSEDIAAAVSFLASSGAGYITGQVLGVNGGMYM from the coding sequence ATGAGCGATATGAGCAACGTCGCCCTGGTAACGGGCGGTTCCCGTGGCATAGGACGTACGGTCGCCGAGAGGCTGGCCGCTGACGGATTCGAAGTGTACCTGACTTACGTCAGCCGCCCTGAATCCGCTGAAGAAGTGGTGGCCGGTATTGAAAAGAACGGTGGTAAGGCCAAGGCCTTTCAACTGGACTCCGGCGATCGCGAAGCCGTGACCACATTCTTCAAAGAAGAAATTAAGGGCAAGGTTTCTCTTGAAGTACTCGTGAACAATGCGGGTATTACACGTGATGGTCTGATGATGCGCATGAAAGATGATGACTGGGACAAAGTTCTCCACATCAATCTTACCGGTTGTTTTGTTTTCCTCAAGGAAGCGTCCAAAATTATGGGCAAGCAACGTCATGGCCGCATCGTGAACATCGCCAGCATTGTTGGCCAGATGGGCAACGCCGGGCAAGCCAACTATTGTGCTGCCAAGGCTGGACTCATCGGTTTGACTAAATCCGCAGCCAGAGAATTGGCTGGGCGCGGTATTACCGTCAACGCCGTGGCTCCTGGCTTCATTGAAACAGACATGACCGCCGAACTGCCTGAAAAGGTCGTTGACGCCATGCTCGCACAAATTCCGTTAAAATCCCTCGGGCAGTCCGAGGATATCGCAGCCGCAGTCTCCTTCCTGGCATCATCTGGTGCCGGGTACATCACCGGTCAGGTGTTGGGAGTCAATGGCGGCATGTACATGTAA
- the ftsZ gene encoding cell division protein FtsZ, which yields MEYFEIEHESNAKIKVVGCGGGGGNAVNNMIQSALKGVKFIVANTDHQDIDKSLAEHKIQIGEKLTKGLGAGANPEIGRSAAMESVDHIREALEGADMVFITAGMGGGTGTGSAPVVAQVAKELGALTVGVVTKPFYFEGKRRLEQADEGAKALSEVVDSIITIPNDRLLQLAAKKASFSDMLKKADEVLYYAVKGIADLITVHGLINLDFADVKAAMSSSGMALMGTGIASGETRAKEAAMKAITSPLLEDVSIEGAKGVLINITCGPDMLIDEVSEAADIIYKEAHDDAEIFFGTVFDPDAGDEMRITVIATGIETVMEDAEPVLSKAEQQKVLLLGKPRGMGQPAADTQPRRSGHQQVLNTDRNIPAYLRKAGGELNTTEAPSIQQTRRVVAGPGEEEFIFEDDNFEVPAFIRKNVD from the coding sequence ATGGAATACTTTGAAATCGAACATGAAAGTAACGCTAAAATCAAAGTCGTCGGTTGTGGCGGCGGTGGTGGTAATGCAGTCAACAACATGATCCAATCCGCGCTCAAAGGCGTGAAATTCATCGTTGCGAACACTGACCATCAGGACATTGACAAATCTCTGGCCGAACACAAAATCCAGATCGGCGAAAAGCTGACCAAGGGACTTGGCGCAGGAGCCAACCCGGAAATCGGTCGCTCGGCTGCCATGGAATCCGTGGATCATATCCGCGAGGCTCTGGAAGGCGCTGACATGGTCTTCATCACCGCCGGAATGGGCGGCGGTACCGGCACTGGCTCCGCTCCAGTCGTGGCTCAGGTGGCCAAGGAACTCGGCGCGCTCACCGTTGGTGTCGTAACCAAGCCTTTTTATTTTGAAGGCAAACGTCGTCTGGAACAAGCTGACGAGGGTGCCAAGGCACTGTCTGAAGTGGTGGATTCCATCATCACCATCCCCAACGACCGTCTGCTCCAGTTGGCCGCCAAAAAGGCATCCTTCTCCGACATGCTGAAAAAAGCTGATGAAGTCCTGTACTACGCAGTCAAGGGTATCGCTGATCTGATTACCGTACACGGCTTGATCAACCTCGACTTTGCGGACGTAAAAGCCGCCATGTCCAGCTCCGGCATGGCACTCATGGGCACCGGAATCGCTTCCGGCGAAACTCGTGCCAAAGAAGCAGCCATGAAGGCTATCACCAGCCCACTGCTGGAAGATGTCTCCATCGAAGGCGCCAAAGGCGTACTTATCAACATCACCTGCGGCCCGGACATGCTCATTGATGAGGTTTCCGAAGCAGCAGATATTATTTACAAAGAAGCACATGACGACGCCGAGATCTTCTTCGGTACGGTCTTTGACCCGGATGCAGGCGACGAAATGCGCATCACTGTCATCGCCACCGGCATCGAAACCGTCATGGAAGATGCCGAACCTGTCCTGAGCAAGGCTGAACAGCAGAAAGTTCTGTTACTCGGCAAGCCTCGCGGTATGGGACAGCCTGCTGCAGACACGCAGCCTCGTCGTTCTGGTCACCAGCAGGTGCTCAACACCGACCGAAACATTCCTGCGTACCTGCGCAAGGCCGGTGGAGAATTGAACACCACGGAAGCACCGTCCATACAACAGACTCGTCGAGTCGTTGCCGGTCCCGGTGAAGAAGAGTTCATTTTCGAAGATGACAACTTCGAAGTCCCGGCCTTCATCCGAAAGAATGTTGACTAG
- the fabF gene encoding beta-ketoacyl-ACP synthase II, which yields MNRVVVTSVSAITPLGNDADTSWDNLLAGKSGVGKITRFDAADYATQIAGEVRDFDPTIFIGKKEARRMEIFTQYAVCCTKMLFESAGWTVPESERARVGTVVGVGLGGLHSIEEMHAKLLKKGPSRISPFFIPILIANMAAGQVSIEAGAMGPNICTTTACASGTHGVGVAYTDIAMGRADAMICGGSESTITPLGVAGFNAMRALSVRNDEPELASRPFDADRTGFIMGEGCGLLLLESLEHAEARGANILAEVVGFGASGDAHHMTAPPEDGAGMAYAMEAAIREAKIDPSEVDHINAHGTSTKLNDLCETRAIKKVFGDHAYNINICANKSQTGHLLGAAGGMEAVFAVKTLHEGIIPGTINQDNPDPECDLDVCADGPREIQANYALSNSFGFGGTNACMLFKRFTR from the coding sequence ATGAACAGGGTTGTTGTTACCAGTGTTTCTGCCATTACTCCCCTTGGCAATGATGCTGATACCAGTTGGGACAATCTGCTGGCCGGGAAATCCGGAGTCGGCAAGATCACCAGATTTGACGCTGCAGACTATGCCACCCAGATTGCCGGTGAGGTCAGGGATTTCGATCCGACCATTTTTATCGGCAAGAAAGAAGCACGTCGCATGGAGATTTTTACTCAATATGCGGTGTGCTGTACCAAGATGTTGTTTGAATCAGCCGGTTGGACTGTCCCTGAGTCCGAGCGTGCTCGGGTCGGCACTGTCGTTGGTGTTGGGTTGGGTGGATTGCACTCTATCGAGGAAATGCATGCCAAGCTCCTGAAAAAGGGCCCAAGTCGCATCTCCCCGTTTTTTATCCCTATTCTCATTGCCAACATGGCTGCCGGTCAGGTGTCCATTGAAGCTGGAGCCATGGGACCTAATATTTGCACCACCACCGCGTGTGCTTCCGGTACGCATGGTGTTGGCGTCGCCTACACCGATATCGCCATGGGCCGCGCGGACGCAATGATTTGCGGTGGCTCTGAATCCACCATAACTCCTTTGGGTGTGGCCGGGTTTAACGCCATGAGAGCTCTTTCCGTTCGCAACGATGAGCCGGAACTAGCTTCCCGCCCGTTTGATGCAGACCGTACAGGTTTTATCATGGGGGAAGGCTGCGGTCTGTTGCTTCTGGAATCCTTGGAGCACGCTGAAGCTCGCGGTGCGAACATTTTGGCCGAAGTGGTCGGATTCGGTGCTTCTGGTGATGCCCACCACATGACCGCTCCGCCGGAAGACGGCGCAGGCATGGCATATGCCATGGAAGCGGCCATCCGTGAGGCGAAGATCGATCCGTCAGAGGTCGATCACATTAACGCGCATGGCACCTCCACCAAATTGAATGATCTGTGTGAAACACGGGCTATCAAAAAGGTCTTTGGTGATCATGCCTATAACATCAACATATGCGCCAACAAGTCGCAGACCGGACATTTGCTCGGTGCGGCAGGCGGCATGGAAGCGGTTTTTGCAGTTAAGACGTTGCATGAGGGAATTATCCCCGGCACTATTAACCAGGACAATCCTGACCCGGAATGTGATCTGGACGTCTGCGCTGACGGGCCGCGAGAAATTCAGGCTAATTACGCCTTGTCGAACTCGTTCGGCTTTGGCGGTACCAACGCCTGCATGCTGTTCAAGCGCTTTACACGATAA
- the glyA gene encoding serine hydroxymethyltransferase, with product MEELLIQDPAVAAVIADEVDRQVSKLELIASENFVSTAVRQAQGSVLTHKYAEGYPGKRWYGGCEHVDEVEDLARDRAKELFGATYANVQPHSGSQANMAVYFAACKPGDTVLGMDLSHGGHLTHGSPVNFSGKLFNMVHYGVSKETQTIDYDAVEALAKENKPTMIIAGASAYPRVIDFARFRQIADEVGAKLMVDMAHIAGLIAAGEHPSCIEHAHYTTTTTHKTLRGPRGGMILSSEDLEQELNSNIFPGIQGGPLMHVIASKAVAFGEALAPGFVEYQQQVVRNAKQLAVSLQEAGYKLVSGGTDNHMMLLDLSEKDYTGKDAQIALDKAGITVNKNTIPFETKSPFQTSGIRVGTPALTTRGMIEEDMIVVSEAIVAALNNMNDDKALKGISEEVEDFAREFPLFAW from the coding sequence ATGGAAGAACTGCTTATCCAGGATCCGGCAGTAGCCGCTGTCATCGCCGATGAGGTTGATCGTCAGGTTTCTAAACTTGAACTGATCGCTAGTGAAAATTTCGTGTCCACGGCCGTGCGCCAAGCACAAGGGTCTGTTTTGACCCATAAATATGCTGAAGGGTATCCCGGCAAGCGTTGGTATGGCGGTTGCGAACATGTGGACGAGGTCGAAGACCTGGCCCGAGATCGTGCCAAGGAGTTGTTTGGTGCTACCTATGCAAACGTTCAGCCGCACTCCGGTTCTCAGGCAAACATGGCTGTCTACTTCGCGGCTTGCAAGCCCGGTGATACTGTGCTGGGCATGGATTTGTCCCATGGTGGTCATCTGACCCACGGTTCTCCAGTCAACTTTTCCGGCAAGCTCTTCAACATGGTCCATTACGGTGTTTCCAAGGAAACCCAGACCATAGATTATGATGCCGTCGAAGCCCTTGCCAAAGAGAACAAGCCGACCATGATTATTGCCGGTGCTTCCGCGTATCCGCGTGTTATCGACTTTGCCCGTTTCCGTCAGATAGCTGATGAGGTTGGTGCCAAGTTGATGGTGGATATGGCTCACATCGCGGGTCTTATCGCCGCAGGTGAACATCCAAGCTGCATTGAGCACGCTCATTACACCACCACCACGACTCACAAGACTCTGCGCGGTCCTCGTGGCGGTATGATCCTCTCCAGCGAAGATTTGGAACAGGAACTCAATTCCAACATTTTCCCCGGCATTCAGGGCGGTCCGCTTATGCACGTCATCGCCTCCAAGGCTGTGGCTTTTGGCGAAGCTTTGGCTCCCGGTTTCGTGGAATACCAGCAGCAGGTCGTCAGGAACGCCAAGCAGCTTGCCGTGTCCTTGCAGGAAGCCGGTTACAAGCTTGTATCCGGTGGTACTGACAACCATATGATGCTGCTCGATCTGTCCGAAAAGGACTACACCGGTAAGGATGCTCAGATCGCCTTGGACAAGGCCGGTATCACCGTCAACAAGAACACCATTCCGTTTGAGACCAAGTCTCCGTTTCAGACTTCAGGTATTCGTGTCGGTACTCCGGCTCTGACTACTCGTGGTATGATCGAAGAAGATATGATCGTGGTATCCGAAGCCATTGTCGCCGCTCTGAACAACATGAACGACGACAAGGCCCTCAAAGGCATCTCCGAAGAAGTCGAAGATTTTGCTCGCGAATTCCCGCTCTTCGCTTGGTAG